DNA sequence from the Pseudophryne corroboree isolate aPseCor3 chromosome 6, aPseCor3.hap2, whole genome shotgun sequence genome:
cctcattccgagttgttcgctcgttctttttcatcgcatcgcagtgaaaatccgcttagtacgcatgcgcaaagttcgcactgcgactgcgccaagtaactttactatgaagaaagtatttttactcacggctttttcttcgctccggcgatcgtaatgtgattgacaggcaatgggtgttactgggcggaaacacggcgtttcaggggcgtgtggctgaaaacgctaccgtttccggaaaaaacgcaggagtggccggggaaacggtgggagtgcctgggcgaacgctgggtgtgtttgtgacgtcaaccaggaacgacaagcactgaaatgatcgcacaggcagagtaagtctggagctactctgaaactgctaagtagttagtaatcgcaatattgcgaatacatcggtcgcaattttaagaagctaagattcactcccagtaggcggcggcttagcgtgtgtaactctgctaaattcgccttgcgaccgatcaactcggaatgagggccaatatgtggtgtctatctattgactgtctaactagacactgtctatctatcaaacggatagggttactatttcaggtgacttaaaggcagataagcaatgtaacaaagtaatgaggaaggctagtcagatgcttagtggcatagggagaggaatccacAGCAGAatgaaagaagtaataatgtcactgtatacagtaggtcattggtacggcctcatctagaagaatgaaattaatacattagagagtgtacaaagaagggcaattcAAATAGTGCATGGCGTacgtcacaaaacatacccagaaagacaaaaaaatcttaatatgtgtagtttggagcagagaagggaaagagggaacATTATAgaagctttcaaatatatcaaggattttaacaaagaccaggagggaaacattcttcaaatgaagagaaataTTAGCTCACAAGGACATGCACCGAGACTGGATGGatgaaggttcaggggaaatttgaggaaaaattacttcacagaaagagtagtggacaagtagaatagccttccatcagaggtggtagaggctaagacagtagagcaatttaagcatacatgggatagacattaaggatatccttacaaagaaataaggatcaataaggtttgaggtaagacTATGGTAAAAaatagggacagactagatgggtcaagtggttcttatctgccatctcaTTCTATGttactataagccctgtgatctgtGCAGTtcaaaccgagctgcaagtttaaaaatagagtatatatatatatatatatatatatatatgtatgtattgattttgtactggttggtgcgctttactcaagtgcactttgatcacgtgcatctataagcgctGAGATCCATGCAGTGTGTGCTAATCTTTCATAGATGTGCTGTAAACTGCTGtgtatttgtgccgctgctctgccaCTTAGtagccagccagctcactgcaacctttggccaatatttttgaaaacaatattatgagctgtgaggtggtcaaaattgactggaaataactggaaattaatgttattgaggttaataatactataggaacaaaaaaagatgcccaaattatgtgattttagctttttttgtaaatttttgaaaacaaatatccaaatccaaagccagtcacggtgatttggcaaatccaaatccaaagctggaCGATGAATAAGAGCCAAGtctaaatccagcaaaaatggtccgacgCATGAAAAAGATACAACTACTTTGATATACTGTAGTTGTATCTTTTTCATCACAATAGACTCCAGATATATGAAACTTTAAATGATTTTGCACTGTAAATTTATACTGTTGTATTATGTACCTGCTACCATGCTATTGTGATTATCCGTACCATATATTCCCATATGCTTATAATTTTCTCTGTCTTGATAAACCTAATAAAGagagcatttttatatatatatatatatatatatatatatatatatatatacactgctcaaaaaaataaagggaacacttaaacaacacaatgtaactccaagtcaatcacacttctgtgacatcaaattgtccacttaggaagcaacactgattgacaatcaatttcacatgctgttgtgcaaatggaatagacaacaggtggaaattataggcaattagcaagacacccccaataaaggagttgttctgcaggtggtgaccacagaccacttctcagctcctatgctttctggctgatgatttggtcacttttgaaagctggcagtgctttcactctagtggtagcatgagacggagtctacaacccacacaagtggctcaggtagtgcagctcatccaggatggcacattaatgcgagctgtggcaagaaggtttgctgtgtctgtcagcgtagtgtacagagcctggaggcgctaccaggagacaggctagtacatcaggaggaacaggaggagcactgccagagccctgcaaaatgacctccagcaagccacaaatgtgcatgtgtctactcaaacgatcagaaacagactccatgaggatggtatgagggcccgacgtccacaggtgggacttgtgcttacagcccaacaccgtgcaggacgtttggcatttaccagagaacaccaagattggcaaattcgccactggcgccctgtgctcttcacagatgaaagcaggttctcactgagcgcatgtgacagacgtgacagagtctggagacgccaaggagaacgttctgctgccttcaacatactccagcatgacaggtttggcagtgggtcgataatggtgtggggtggcatttctttgggggccgcacagccctccatgtgctcgccagaggtagcctgactgccattaggtaccgagaggagatcctcagaccccttgtgagaccatatgctggtgcggttggccctgggttcctcctaatgcaagacaatgctagacctcatgtggctggagtgtgtcagcagttcctgcaagacgaaggcattgatgctatagactggcccgcccattccccagacctgaatccaattgagcacatctgggacatcatatctttctccatccaccaacgccacgttgcaccacagactgtccaggagttggcggatgctttggtccaggtctgggaggagattcctcaggagaccatccgccacctcatcaggagcatgcccaggcattgtagggaggtcatacaggcacgtggaggccacacacacttctgagccccattttgacttgttttaaggacattacatcaaagttggatcagcctgtagtgtgtttttccactttaattttgagtgtgactccaaatccagacctcaatgggttaataaatttgatttccattgataatttttgtgtgattttgttgtcagcacattcaactatgtaaagaacaaagtatttaacaagaatatgtcattcattcagatctagaatgtgttattttagtgttccctttatttttttgagcagtatatatatatatatatatatatatatatatatatatacagattggtGTGACAAAGACAGCACACATCTGACAGGGGTGTAAAACTGCAAGTTTGTGGCTGAAGAGAATCCAGGCCATGTGTTGCTGTTGGCCAGGGTTGAAAATCAGTTGATTGCAGGCATCTGTCAGTTTGTGCTAAACAGGTTTCAGACACAAGAAGCAATGCTCCTGATGGTGGACAAGCTGCCCAGATGGGggctactgttaggggtcctggacCTTAGGGTCCACTGGAGCTTGTGATTGTGCATTTTGAAGATTCTGAGAATCCTGATTTGCTGTACGTGACCCATGAATCCTGCACCTGCTTGTGTAACAGCCTGTGGTTGAAATTGAACTTATTTAGGATTTTAGATCTTTGTGATTCTTGTCACACATATATTTACAGATTTCTGTATGTTTTGTTTTTACTGACAGACATAATTGTCACTTATCTTCTATTGACTCCAGACCTAGAAGATGATAATACtagataataacaataacaatgaaTCATGATCCAGCTCACCTTTGATGATCCTCACATTGATGCTGGGTGACTGCACTGTGGTGTTGGGGACTGTCCCGAGTTGTAAGGTAGCCTGACAGGTGAAGTCTTTCTGATTGTCACTACGACTAGCGGTGAAGTTATATATCTCTGTGACAGTCGTGGGACCCTTTGTGAGATCTCCATCGATGGCCTTACTGTAGATCTCATCCCCTCCTCTGGTCACCGATATAGTAAGAAAGCTGACAGGAGCCACATCATAAGCAGTGCAGGTGATACTGTGCGCTGTGCCCTCCTCTAGCTCCCTCTGCAGGTCTATTGTCACATTACTGGGCAGAGCTGGAACAAAAGAtacagcaagtgaggtcacacACTCTATAATGAAATTATTATACAACTTTACTATGACGACCTGGTTTGTTTTTTGACATATGAAGAGATGGAGTTTTATCCAGATAACAGCTTGTGACATGAAAACCATGTATAACCCAGCTGGGTGTGTCACAGGAGCCATTCAGCTTCATTGGCTTTTTAAATTAAAACACCCACAAGGGCTGCTTCAGAAATATACACGTTGTGAAGTACGTACCATAAGCCATGATTGTGATATTGGATATCTTTATTTCTCCATCATAGTCTGTATGAATGCAGGCTGCTCCCGATTTCTCCCAGTCATCCACTAGGACTCGATAGGACACCCAGTTTGGCCCATTTGTTTCATTGCTCTTTAATAATCTGGTTTTCAGCACAGGCTTGTCACAGGTGTAAGAGCAGTTTACCGTGAAGTGCCCTCCAAATGGTACAGACACTGTAGAGTCTTTAGTCAGAAGTTTCACTTCACACTGATCCTGGGACCTTCCTGCAAAGCAAGACAGAACAGggttttttgtttatttgtttttttgggtttttttacatGTGAAAAAATTCTGATTATAGCCCCATGCATGTCTGAGCAATCACTTATTACCGAGTTCTGTCATACATCCATCAGGATGTCTttgtgggggtatatttactaaagtgcagatttatagaagtggagatgtttcccatagcaaccaatcagattctacttatcatttatctagcaccttccagaagataatagctagaatctgattgatttgctatggacaatgtCACGACCACCGtccgattctccagatacgccaatccgaGAATCGCTGTGCATGACTACTGGATTACTTTATAACCCAaaactgccaccagcaagaaggtttagcgactaaacgcaaggccgtcttcgcttcggcctacacacacaattattaatatgtcacaaaatgatagcatggaccatgaggcctttgggcataagaacacagaccagaactaaaaattagatgtttaatttcaagaatatcttcagagctttagttgcaaaaaaagagttacaaaaaatatgagaaatatttaaaagtacacactgcacacatacaaTTGCAAATAAAACAAAAGGGAAAATAATTTCAGAAAACCTAATTTACTCAACAGCAGGCaagccttctgtgtggagggatttcacaatgtaagatATATGGTGCATTTCCAGCTCTTGGCTGTTCCCTCAGAAATGAACAACACAGTATGTGTGAGAGGGGCAGATATAGCCCCCTCACAGCTGCAGCCCCTACTGTTTCCATAACcctctcaatgctgtgtacctgggcagtgagaaaccagatttacagtactttggtttcactttcaacagctggctttctttttttttttcaaactatttttattataatctcacacCGTACAAAGTAGAGATGCAACATTTCGAGACATAGAATATACAGTTAGCATTGTATAACATAATATGCAATATATAGAGTCATCCTGACAAGAGACAGGAAGTCAcagattattcagtctcatatCATATCAggtagagatcaaaacatattttcaaacttttcctcacataaaacctttatacccttccaagaaagggaacGTGTATATAACTAGTGAAATCAGGGAATTTATAATATGTTTTAATTACCAAAGCGGAGAAAACTAAAGATAAAAAGGGATAGATCAAATATTGGTTCTCCACCAGCAAAGGCATATTACCTTAGAAATCCCTAAACATAAACATAATACCTAAAGCATAAGAAAAGAAAATAACATGTAATGCCTGCCGTGGGACACgagccgtcgatccatccacagaacAATCTCCCAAATCGGGGGTCCATATTTCCAATCAACCCGGTAGACAACAGAATATAGAAAGGAGTGGAGGAGGGATCCAGAGAAAAGGAAGAGGGTAAGTAATCAAATGTTcaaggggttagggtggtctatagtgtggaggagataccatgaggtagattgaaagcatttttcaatggcttgtttagtatgtagGGGAAGTGTCAAAATGTAGGTGTCCCAACACTGGAACAAGGCAGGGGTGAGCCtttccttatggatagaggcctccagccagtccatggtgaataaaaaaaatagtctagaggtcaccatcgagagattgggaggtatgttgtggatccacTGTTGTAAGATTGCTTTCCTGCCAGCCGCTGATAatatcataagcagttttttgttagaCCTAGGGATGTCTGGCTGGTCAGTCAAACATACAAACAATGACCAGGAAAtagtgcaactaaaggatatgcctaaggacgtagttccataatgatgtacctTATGCCAAAACCATGACACCAAAGCgcagtcccagaagcaatggaagagatCGGCCTCATCCATTAAGCATTTACTGCATTTAGTGTCTTCTGAAATGCCCATTAAAaatcggcgtttaggtgagatatatgccctatggagcattttataggccatttcttggtaggagcttgcaggaataagcttTAGGGTCAGTTGAAAGTGACTtaagagggagtcaggggtgaccgttgagatgtgggaggaccattgggacagctctggaaggtcTGTGTCTGGGATAAGTTCAAGACGAATACGTGTATAAATGGTTGAGATAGAGTAGCAGGCTGATTGGAGAAGtgtgtctagagagttaagaaagtcgacACCTGTCAATTTCGATaatacagttttaagatagtgcattgcttggaaataggcaaactcgtggtgaggaggCAAACCGTATTTCTCCCTTGCCTCCGCAAAAGACAACGGGATGCGAGAGGAGTTAAGCAAGCTGCGCAGGTTGCGGATACCAAGAGAATGCCAGGCAGTGAAGGGCTGTAGAGCCCCTCCCTTCTGAAACTCCTGGTTACCGATAAAGGGCAGTGAAAGTGAATAGAGatattgaagtttgagagatttcctcgccattttCCACGTCTGTATTATGGGAAGTAGCAACAAATTAGTGGTAACATATAAGGCCAATTTGGAGGGTCtggcatggagaagataactgagggacAAGGGAGCGCAAAGCTGAGAATCTAGACTGGAATCCGTGTAAtaattattgtctccaagccaatccatagcaatgcggaggaggcacgcaagattgtactGTTTAATATCAGGTAGGTTAATTCCAcctctaggtaccgtctgggataattttttcatgctaatccttgggcgttgtcacgatccgggtatctggacgccatttcttacccatcagatgcctcctaaggctggctcagcgctccaggaccggatcccatctgttatcctgatgtgtacattcctgtatcctctcctgtcactctgggacgctgtcacagtaaacgccatattacacctggcatggcgtctcccgcggcctccgccgccgtccctgaacttctgcatgcagagtgtctgagtggcgattacgtcagccgcggcctccgctgtgtccgcgtggttggatgtgcatctgttagcctggcgcctcctgtctccggtggccggcgccgccattactgttttcattaccacatggattacaaaccaaacttccctccaagtgtctgcatgggcgcagccatcttggattctgtcagctgatcatttccaccaatctgttctcagtattgataatctgcataattgcctagccaatcccttccttgctgcaggtataaatacactgtgcctgagcaaggaaggcgtcagtgctttggttgtcaaacctagttcctgtttgtctctctcctgtgattgtcttccaggttccagctcctgtctcaagacttccaccatagagacccgcaccagcattccacctgcggtgtagcctgactctccaatccattgtggattcatctgtttccagctacaacattacctgcttccagctcagcttccagcagagtacagcttcccttaaagggccggtgtcctttctacactttaccactctccaccggtattattattactccgctctcaagttctacatttcagttcatatttcatcgctcccaagttcatttattatttaactggttccagccagtatccactccgtgctaacaacagtctggttccagccagtatccacagcagctgttttatcttcagcaacccagcttttcctggaacaccagctggcacaatcctgggttatctccattgctacagtcgggcctggtaaggactttccatctagaagatcataagaactatctcacactaccagtgccctgtggctcctgccatcctgtagtacccaggaactgtatttattctttgctgacttttacgttttcttttactgctgctgtgttgcggagttgtcataataaacatcattgacttttatccaagtt
Encoded proteins:
- the LOC134936441 gene encoding intercellular adhesion molecule 4-like isoform X2 → MELSLIWAIASILVYSACKVCGRSQDQCEVKLLTKDSTVSVPFGGHFTVNCSYTCDKPVLKTRLLKSNETNGPNWVSYRVLVDDWEKSGAACIHTDYDGEIKISNITIMAYALPSNVTIDLQRELEEGTAHSITCTAYDVAPVSFLTISVTRGGDEIYSKAIDGDLTKGPTTVTEIYNFTASRSDNQKDFTCQATLQLGTVPNTTVQSPSINVRIIKESGPNSSGNNRGEQMDPIFTKILAVLITSSLFYYVY
- the LOC134936441 gene encoding intercellular adhesion molecule 4-like isoform X3 translates to MRSLQHHSVSCKLYPPFVITGCNVSVFPAAFQGRSQDQCEVKLLTKDSTVSVPFGGHFTVNCSYTCDKPVLKTRLLKSNETNGPNWVSYRVLVDDWEKSGAACIHTDYDGEIKISNITIMAYALPSNVTIDLQRELEEGTAHSITCTAYDVAPVSFLTISVTRGGDEIYSKAIDGDLTKGPTTVTEIYNFTASRSDNQKDFTCQATLQLGTVPNTTVQSPSINVRIIKGNRRDKGTAYL
- the LOC134936441 gene encoding intercellular adhesion molecule 4-like isoform X4, yielding MRSLQHHSVSCKLYPPFVITGCNVSVFPAAFQGRSQDQCEVKLLTKDSTVSVPFGGHFTVNCSYTCDKPVLKTRLLKSNETNGPNWVSYRVLVDDWEKSGAACIHTDYDGEIKISNITIMAYALPSNVTIDLQRELEEGTAHSITCTAYDVAPVSFLTISVTRGGDEIYSKAIDGDLTKGPTTVTEIYNFTASRSDNQKDFTCQATLQLGTVPNTTVQSPSINVRIIKDEAVPMTYCIQ
- the LOC134936441 gene encoding intercellular adhesion molecule 4-like isoform X1; the protein is MRSLQHHSVSCKLYPPFVITGCNVSVFPAAFQGRSQDQCEVKLLTKDSTVSVPFGGHFTVNCSYTCDKPVLKTRLLKSNETNGPNWVSYRVLVDDWEKSGAACIHTDYDGEIKISNITIMAYALPSNVTIDLQRELEEGTAHSITCTAYDVAPVSFLTISVTRGGDEIYSKAIDGDLTKGPTTVTEIYNFTASRSDNQKDFTCQATLQLGTVPNTTVQSPSINVRIIKESGPNSSGNNRGEQMDPIFTKILAVLITSSLFYYVY
- the LOC134936441 gene encoding intercellular adhesion molecule 4-like isoform X6; translation: MRSLQHHSVSCKLYPPFVITGCNVSVFPAAFQGRSQDQCEVKLLTKDSTVSVPFGGHFTVNCSYTCDKPVLKTRLLKSNETNGPNWVSYRVLVDDWEKSGAACIHTDYDGEIKISNITIMAYALPSNVTIDLQRELEEGTAHSITCTAYDVAPVSFLTISVTRGGDEIYSKAIDGDLTKGPTTVTEIYNFTASRSDNQKDFTCQATLQLGTVPNTTVQSPSINVRIIKGN